A genomic window from Caldicellulosiruptor kronotskyensis 2002 includes:
- a CDS encoding SHOCT-like domain-containing protein, with protein sequence MKEEILRILKMVEEGKLDAEKAYDMLEIIQKKSFSPTEQQNKGRILRILVSSSNNDEVKISLPIEFIKSMINATGPKFIQKIVDQSIQRGIENITHEDNDISNFQNIFEGIDINMVLSAIESGLVGEIVNIQSSNGDKVYIGIK encoded by the coding sequence ATGAAAGAGGAGATATTAAGAATACTTAAAATGGTAGAAGAAGGCAAACTTGATGCTGAAAAGGCATATGATATGCTTGAGATTATTCAAAAGAAAAGCTTTAGTCCAACTGAACAGCAAAATAAAGGTAGGATACTCAGGATATTGGTAAGTTCGTCGAATAATGATGAGGTTAAAATAAGTCTACCAATTGAGTTTATAAAGAGCATGATAAATGCGACTGGTCCAAAGTTTATTCAAAAGATAGTTGATCAGTCAATTCAAAGAGGAATTGAAAATATCACTCATGAAGATAATGATATATCTAATTTTCAAAACATTTTTGAAGGTATCGATATTAATATGGTTTTAAGTGCTATTGAAAGTGGTCTTGTGGGTGAAATTGTAAACATCCAATCTTCAAATGGGGATAAGGTTTATATTGGAATTAAATAA
- a CDS encoding glycoside hydrolase family 5 protein: MNKLPKYKGFNLLGLFVPNMSYGFFEDDFKWMQEWGFNFARIPMNYKNWYVEGRPEIKEEVLEMVDKIVVWGQKYGIHICLNIHGAPGYCVNERTKEGYNLWKDREPLELFVLYWQTFAKRYKGISSKHLSFNLINEPRQYSKEEMTKEDFIRVMTYTIEKIKEIDKERLIIIDGVDYGNEPVFELTNLDVAQACRAYIPFELTHYKAEWVEESNKFAEPSWPLVRENGEVVDQDYLRRHYEKWAKLFEYDVGVICGEGGAYNKTPHHIVVRWLADVLDVLKELGIGIALWNLRGPFGIIDSGRDDVEYEDFYGHKLDKKLLELLLRF, encoded by the coding sequence ATGAATAAATTACCAAAATACAAAGGATTCAATCTACTTGGTCTTTTTGTTCCAAATATGAGCTATGGATTTTTTGAAGATGATTTTAAATGGATGCAGGAGTGGGGATTTAACTTTGCAAGAATACCTATGAACTACAAGAACTGGTATGTGGAAGGGCGACCGGAAATAAAAGAGGAAGTTTTAGAAATGGTAGACAAAATTGTTGTCTGGGGGCAAAAGTATGGTATTCATATCTGTTTGAACATTCACGGTGCGCCAGGTTATTGCGTGAATGAAAGAACAAAAGAAGGCTATAACCTGTGGAAAGACAGAGAACCTCTTGAATTATTTGTATTATATTGGCAGACATTTGCTAAAAGGTATAAAGGGATATCTTCAAAACATTTGAGTTTTAACCTTATAAATGAACCAAGACAGTATTCAAAAGAGGAGATGACAAAAGAGGATTTTATAAGAGTTATGACATATACAATTGAAAAGATAAAAGAGATTGATAAAGAGAGGCTTATTATAATTGACGGTGTTGATTATGGCAATGAACCTGTTTTTGAGCTCACAAATTTAGATGTAGCACAAGCTTGCAGGGCATACATTCCGTTTGAGCTTACCCATTACAAGGCAGAGTGGGTTGAGGAGAGTAACAAATTTGCTGAGCCATCGTGGCCGCTTGTACGCGAAAATGGTGAGGTTGTTGACCAGGATTATTTAAGAAGGCATTATGAAAAGTGGGCAAAATTATTTGAATACGATGTTGGTGTAATTTGTGGTGAAGGTGGAGCATACAATAAAACACCCCATCATATTGTTGTGAGATGGCTGGCTGATGTATTGGATGTTTTAAAAGAGCTTGGGATTGGGATTGCGCTTTGGAATTTGCGTGGTCCTTTTGGAATTATTGATTCTGGAAGAGATGATGTCGAATATGAAGACTTTTATGGGCACAAGCTTGATAAAAAGTTACTCGAACTTTTGTTGAGATTTTGA
- a CDS encoding DUF2089 domain-containing protein has protein sequence MRVKLLSKCPVCGSGLEIVRLRCPSCKTTIENSFEYNKFMKLTDEQLQFVEMFLKVRGNFKEMERELGLSYPTLRARLESILEVLGLKDSGKRQDTIEVLEMLERGEISPDEAIKILKEED, from the coding sequence ATGAGGGTAAAGCTATTGAGCAAATGTCCTGTATGTGGTTCTGGGCTTGAAATTGTCAGGCTAAGGTGCCCATCTTGCAAAACTACTATAGAAAACAGTTTTGAGTATAACAAGTTTATGAAATTAACAGATGAACAACTTCAATTTGTTGAGATGTTTCTAAAAGTAAGGGGGAATTTCAAAGAAATGGAAAGAGAACTTGGACTTTCGTATCCAACACTCAGGGCAAGACTTGAAAGCATTTTAGAGGTACTTGGTCTTAAGGACAGTGGCAAGAGACAGGATACAATAGAAGTTTTAGAGATGTTAGAACGCGGTGAGATTAGCCCTGATGAAGCTATAAAAATATTAAAAGAGGAGGATTAA
- a CDS encoding ABC transporter ATP-binding protein, which yields MKKKRFIQFSEVFKIIKKNFYLLITVALLSIAASLINISLIQIEKSLVDAGVKKDFNLFISILKIALIVISIKIPLEYIKAYVHGKFSEKSLKDLREEISKKLIVSEINLIEKNTTGDFISRLTSDLSIINGFLTQSLNDILYHPVVFVIGIVYGILVSWQMTLFCFAVIPIVILAALYISKPVEKFTKRQQDLVGETNTTVQDVVTGALLIKAFLLEAHIFKTFKSGLEKVFHQGLKIAKISAILETVKGVIQVAPSILLFLFGGYMVIKNKLTFGGLIAFAELMNIFLAPMHILPNVINNYRKTKAAALRINEILLHPNEMSGDLNQSKDDYDYAVEFENVIFSYDRSMKPVLEGVSFKIKKGEKVAIVGPSGSGKSTIVKLLLGLYRAQSGQIKILGNSLEEWNLKNLRDRISVVNQDIFLFPTTIYENILYGKLDAKREEIEEACRIANIHDFIINEAGGYFKEIGERGVNLSGGQKQRITIARAILKNSDIFILDEATSALDIESENALQSEIEKIVNGKTVIIIAHRFSTIKNVHKIIVIDNGKICEEGTHKELIEKKGVYYNLYSRQFADKMEGNLFT from the coding sequence ATGAAAAAGAAAAGATTTATACAGTTTTCTGAGGTGTTTAAGATAATAAAGAAAAATTTTTATTTACTTATAACAGTAGCTCTTTTATCTATTGCCGCATCACTTATTAATATATCTTTAATACAAATTGAAAAAAGTCTTGTTGATGCAGGAGTCAAAAAAGATTTTAATCTATTTATCAGCATATTAAAAATAGCACTTATCGTTATTTCGATAAAAATCCCTCTTGAATATATTAAAGCATATGTACACGGTAAGTTTTCTGAAAAAAGTTTAAAAGATTTGAGAGAAGAGATTAGCAAAAAGCTAATAGTTTCTGAAATAAACCTTATAGAAAAAAATACAACAGGTGATTTTATATCCAGACTCACTTCTGACCTGTCGATTATTAATGGATTTTTGACTCAATCATTAAATGATATATTATATCATCCAGTTGTTTTTGTTATTGGAATTGTTTATGGGATATTGGTGAGTTGGCAGATGACTCTCTTTTGTTTTGCAGTAATTCCCATAGTTATACTTGCTGCGTTATATATTAGTAAACCCGTTGAGAAATTTACAAAAAGGCAGCAAGATTTGGTTGGTGAAACAAATACCACTGTTCAAGATGTAGTAACAGGTGCTTTATTGATAAAGGCTTTTTTGCTTGAAGCACATATCTTTAAAACTTTTAAATCGGGTTTAGAAAAGGTATTTCATCAGGGTTTAAAGATAGCCAAAATTTCAGCAATTCTTGAGACGGTTAAAGGTGTAATTCAAGTTGCACCAAGTATTCTTTTATTTCTATTTGGTGGTTATATGGTAATAAAGAACAAGCTTACATTTGGTGGACTTATAGCTTTTGCAGAACTTATGAATATATTCTTAGCCCCAATGCACATTTTACCTAATGTAATAAATAACTATAGGAAAACAAAGGCTGCTGCATTAAGAATTAATGAGATATTATTACATCCTAATGAAATGTCTGGCGATTTAAACCAAAGCAAGGATGACTATGACTATGCAGTTGAGTTTGAAAATGTAATATTTTCTTATGATAGGTCAATGAAACCGGTTTTAGAAGGTGTGAGTTTTAAAATAAAAAAAGGTGAGAAAGTAGCAATTGTTGGACCAAGTGGTAGTGGAAAATCGACCATTGTAAAGCTACTTCTTGGTCTTTACAGGGCTCAAAGTGGGCAAATAAAAATACTTGGTAATTCTTTAGAAGAGTGGAATTTGAAAAATTTAAGAGATAGAATTTCAGTAGTAAATCAGGATATTTTTCTTTTTCCCACAACAATATATGAAAATATCTTATATGGGAAATTAGATGCAAAGAGAGAGGAAATAGAAGAAGCTTGCAGAATAGCTAATATTCATGATTTTATAATTAATGAAGCGGGGGGTTATTTTAAAGAGATTGGTGAAAGAGGTGTAAACTTGTCAGGCGGGCAAAAACAAAGAATTACTATAGCAAGGGCAATATTGAAAAATTCTGATATTTTTATATTAGATGAGGCTACCTCTGCACTTGATATAGAATCAGAAAATGCACTTCAGTCCGAAATTGAGAAAATTGTAAATGGCAAAACAGTAATTATTATTGCACATAGATTTTCTACAATCAAAAATGTACACAAAATAATTGTTATAGATAATGGGAAAATTTGCGAAGAAGGGACTCACAAGGAACTGATTGAGAAAAAAGGAGTTTATTATAATCTTTATTCAAGACAATTTGCTGACAAAATGGAAGGAAATTTGTTTACTTAG